The following proteins are co-located in the Phragmites australis chromosome 10, lpPhrAust1.1, whole genome shotgun sequence genome:
- the LOC133883211 gene encoding uncharacterized protein LOC133883211, producing MATQEESRTPGAEKGSTRGVAPYETMLSSTAYERMRAEHPAEFAPARVFFTRDARSAIDRRNSFRVKAMLVYEAVTGHDVCGELSRVNRLLQVLAEACHSVIHGSQTNSDGSQTNSDELQEHHGNLHVEPENEQENEGEDGSANPADTNAVEEKSELIDEGWDDKHKRVVDGIFLVVGFLPRLMEAIRKSVDREGVDESIKSGHMHDIVTDVIKLENQLSLKDLLDVAGVVEGLINETVGRNEFKGVKDSMIREYKLPFTKDAFGDVIHRFCWYYSPFFSKKPPAPPNGNGPFKGVATDDKMATRTLLDCLHQSVVPAPGTGARATGRPSRMPATRELRRSGVRFQASENGHAEVEFKEQTLRLPVLAYDFKLATVARNLLAREYEEQSKPLTRYFQMMNELVEDAADVRVLRRAGVVRGGSRGAREVHELIKNIDGHATYPSVYMAMDREIEKVRQHHNKRMKNFFVRNRPGVIWASSVAAVSAVAIAVARRNRR from the exons ATGGCAACGCAGGAGGAGAGCAGGACTCCAGGAGCAGAGAAGGGTTCCACGCGCGGCGTGGCGCCATACGAGACGATGCTGAGCTCCACGGCGTACGAGCGGATGCGCGCGGAGCACCCGGCGGAGTTCGCGCCGGCGAGAGTCTTCTTCACGCGCGACGCGCGCAGCGCCATCGACCGGCGCAACAGCTTCCGGGTGAAGGCCATGCTCGTCTACGAGGCCGTCACGGGCCACGACGTCTGCGGCGAATTGTCACGCGTCAACCGGCTTCTGCAGGTCCTCGCCGAGGCCTGCCATTCTGTCATCCATGGGTCACAGACAAATTCCGACGGGTCACAGACAAATTCCGACGAGTTGCAAGAACATCACG GTAATCTCCATGTGGAGCCCGAGAACGAGCAGGAGAACGAGGGAGAAGATGGAAGTGCCAATCCGGCAGACACCAACGCTGTGGAGGAAAAGTCGGAGCTCATCGACGAAGGCTGGGACGACAAACACAAGCGAGTGGTCGACGGCATCTTCCTCGTCGTCGGCTTCCTGCCGAGGCTCATGGAAGCGATCCGCAAGAGCGTCGACCGCGAGGGCGTCGACGAGAGCATCAAGTCAGGCCACATGCACGACATCGTCACCGACGTGATCAAGCTCGAGAACCAGCTCTCCCTGAAGGACTTGCTCGACGTGGCCGGCGTCGTTGAGGGCTTGATCAACGAGACCGTTGGCCGCAACGAGTTCAAGGGCGTCAAGGACTCCATGATCCGCGAGTACAAGCTGCCCTTCACCAAAGATGCCTTCGGCGACGTGATCCACAGGTTCTGCTGGTACTACTCGCCGTTCTTCTCGAAgaagccgccggcgccgccgaaCGGGAACGGCCCGTTCAAGGGCGTGGCTACCGACGACAAGATGGCGACGCGCACGCTGCTGGACTGCCTGCACCAGAGCGTGGTGCCGGCGCCGGGGACGGGAGCGCGCGCCACCGGCCGGCCGTCTCGCATGCCGGCGACGAGGGAGCTCCGGAGGTCGGGTGTCCGGTTCCAGGCCTCCGAGAACGGCCACGCCGAGGTCGAGTTCAAGGAGCAGACGCTACGGCTGCCGGTGCTGGCGTACGACTTCAAGCTGGCCACGGTGGCCCGGAACCTCCTGGCGCGGGAGTACGAGGAGCAGAGCAAGCCCTTGACGCGCTACTTCCAGATGATGAACGAGCTCGTCGAAGACGCCGCCGACGTCCGGGTCCTGCGCCGCGCCGGCGTGGTCCGAGGCGGGTCCAGGGGCGCGCGGGAGGTGCACGAGCTGATCAAGAACATCGACGGGCACGCCACGTACCCGTCGGTGTACATGGCCATGGACCGGGAGATCGAGAAGGTGAGGCAGCACCACAACAAGAGGATGAAGAACTTCTTCGTCCGCAACCGCCCCGGGGTGATCTGGGCTTCGTCGGTGGCCGCCGTCTCGGCGGTTGCCATAGCTGTCGCGAGGAGGAATCGGAGGTAA